One region of Acropora muricata isolate sample 2 chromosome 13, ASM3666990v1, whole genome shotgun sequence genomic DNA includes:
- the LOC136895741 gene encoding volume-regulated anion channel subunit LRRC8C-like: MDLGKPKFEGSKLVTTWWDLVDHYLLAAMFAVSVASVGLQATQDRLICIPVVNCSDIARNDSVVRSCSERSSMLDTCNRSRSFVVLTTMSDRRQYDYVENECYEQMDGFSARYSLIFLVETLILLAISNFWQKCPDCVNALAHCEHLISELITGQFSAKDEDSALLEPSEEEQREKLKKQREIIRRLHIFQVVYSQEITRFNLSSLTWQYRLRGVVGLIATIVALLVNTIYYSLSTGWTQCHLDGLASFSATHRFFQCTRSMGAYFHAGSISYICLLSLHLIFVSWTILWSVTGERRGPRYELRYGFEELLYLEGDAAFFFHFILHSNYFRFVRYAYEDKKQRKKKGELRAGEAAASLDP, from the coding sequence ATGGATTTGGGAAAGCCAAAGTTTGAAGGGTCGAAATTGGTGACAACCTGGTGGGATCTCGTCGATCATTACCTTCTAGCTGCTATGTTTGCAGTTTCGGTGGCATCTGTTGGCTTACAGGCCACCCAAGACCGTCTGATATGCATTCCCGTTGTTAATTGCTCAGACATCGCAAGGAATGACTCAGTTGTGCGCAGTTGCAGTGAACGAAGCAGTATGTTAGACACTTGCAATCGATCTCGATCCTTTGTAGTCCTGACAACGATGTCTGACCGAAGGCAGTACGATTACGTTGAAAACGAATGTTACGAACAGATGGATGGGTTTTCAGCGCGTTATTCGTTAATTTTCCTTGTCGAGACTTTAATTTTACTGGCCATTTCTAATTTCTGGCAGAAGTGTCCAGACTGTGTAAATGCTCTGGCTCACTGTGAACATCTGATTTCGGAACTCATCACGGGGCAATTTTCAGCTAAAGATGAAGACAGTGCTTTATTAGAACCAAGTGAAGAAGAACAACGAGAAAAATTAAAGAAGCAACGAGAAATTATTAGAAGATTGCATATATTTCAAGTTGTCTACAGCCAAGAGATTACCAGATTTAATCTCAGTTCCTTGACATGGCAGTATAGATTGCGAGGTGTGGTGGGTTTAATCGCTACAATTGTTGCGTTACTTGTTAATACAATTTACTATTCTCTCAGTACTGGGTGGACTCAGTGTCATCTAGACGgtcttgcttccttttctgcaACGCACAGGTTTTTCCAATGCACTCGTTCTATGGGAGCGTACTTTCATGCAGGTTCAATTTCATATATTTGTCTCCTTTCTTTGCACTTGATTTTTGTTTCGTGGACTATTTTGTGGTCTGTTACTGGTGAACGGCGCGGACCAAGATATGAATTGCGTTATGGCTTTGAAGAACTTCTTTATCTTGAAGGAGATGcagcgtttttttttcattttatacttcattcaaattattttcGCTTCGTCAGATACGCGTATGAAGATAagaaacagcgaaaaaaaaaaggcgaaCTGAGAGCGGGAGAGGCTGCTGCATCTCTGGACCCTTAA
- the LOC136896374 gene encoding uncharacterized protein — MSTNKQNPVEITMLDSSKHGDSPNVPVDKPDSIIAAISLMTKQLVSSISTLNSSMDKSFDEMKESLVNLTEEPNEDVLLNSDAERETENVSNKDGANAHKNQSGSGSSDDNNQQPQENSTKGPEACKEANSTLASIVSTLKLGQKKAPAVNAQFAGILKEVMRVKLDDEVLSETKNLYIRPENCECLEPTQVNHLIWDKLKHDTKSNDLKLQKIQANLLKGIIPIVSVIEQLVKVQDKISPEILDIAPLIKTATDSVAILGAANFGINMQRRDNIKPELNADYKHLCSPTVPFTDFLFGDDPDLSKQLKDLAEATKVSKKISKNSDSRRESYRGQTYNKSFTNTKGKKFGYKHLNQSLNSKRPNFSSHKKEEGKKHK, encoded by the coding sequence ATgtcgacaaacaaacaaaatccaGTCGAAATCACTATGCTTGACTCAAGCAAACACGGCGACTCGCCAAATGTGCCAGTCGACAAACCTGACTCGATTATTGCAGCGATTTCGCTCATGACAAAGCAATTAGTGTCATCTATTAGTACACTAAACTCATCAATGGACAAGTCATTTGATGAGATGAAGGAGTCATTAGTAAACCTCACTGAGGAACCTAACGAAGATGTTCTTCTCAACTCCGACGCGGAGAGAGAGACCGAAAACGTGTCAAACAAAGATGGCGCCAACGCACATAAAAATCAATCGGGCTCAGGCAGCTCTGATGACAACAATCAACAGCCACAGGAAAACAGTACAAAAGGCCCTGAGGCTTGCAAAGAGGCAAATTCAACGCTTGCAAGCATTGTGTCGACTCTCAAATTGGGCCAAAAGAAAGCCCCGGCTGTCAACGCACAATTCGCGGGCATTCTCAAAGAAGTTATGAGAGTGAAACTCGACGACGAAGTTTTGTCAGAGACGAAAAATCTCTACATTAGACCCGAGAATTGTGAATGCTTGGAGCCCACGCAGGTGAATCACTTGATCTGGGACAAATTGAAGCATGACACAAAGTCAAATGATCTAAAACTCCAGAAAATCCAAGCTAACCTACTGAAGGGCATCATCCCCATCGTTTCAGTTATTGAACAACTTGTTAAGGTACAAGACAAGATATCCCCTGAAATACTGGATATCGCCCCCCTTATTAAAACTGCCACTGACTCAGTGGCTATATTGGGAGCTGCGAACTTTGGCATCAATATGCAAAGACGCGACAACATAAAGCCAGAGCTAAATGCAGACTATAAGCATCTGTGCTCGCCAACAGTGCCATTCACGGATTTCCTGTTTGGAGATGACCCAGATCTATCCAAGCAACTGAAGGACCTTGCTGAAGCAACTAAAGTCAGCAAGAAAATAAGTAAGAACAGCGACTCAAGACGTGAGTCGTACAGAGGGCAGACTTACAACAAGTCCTTCACGAACACAAAAGGCAAGAAATTTGGATACAAGCACCTCAACCAATCTTTAAACTCAAAAAGGCCCAACTTCTCATCTCACAAAAAGGAGGAGGGGAAGAAGCACAAATAG